CGGCCATCCGCTGCACCTCGCCCAGGCCAACCTCTCGATCTCCGCGCGCGGCGTCGTCCGTGGCATCCACTTCGCCGACGTGCCCCCCGGCCAGGCCAAGTACGTGACGTGCGTCCGGGGGGCGGTCATCGACGTGGTGGTGGACGTCCGGGTGGGCTCGCCCACCTTCGGGCAGTGGGAGGCGGTCCGCCTCGACGACGACGACCGCCGCGCGGTCTACCTGAGCGAGGGCCTGGGGCACGGCTTCTGCGCGCTGACCGACGACGCCACCCTCAGCTACCTCTGCTCCACCACCTACAACCCCGCCGCCGAGCACGCCGTGCACCCGC
This sequence is a window from Micromonospora sp. NBRC 110009. Protein-coding genes within it:
- the rfbC gene encoding dTDP-4-dehydrorhamnose 3,5-epimerase, producing the protein MKIRPLSIDGAWEISPQQHGDPRGLFLEWYRFDRLAAAVGHPLHLAQANLSISARGVVRGIHFADVPPGQAKYVTCVRGAVIDVVVDVRVGSPTFGQWEAVRLDDDDRRAVYLSEGLGHGFCALTDDATLSYLCSTTYNPAAEHAVHPLDPELAISWPTGAPLLSARDAAAPTLAEARAAGQLPDHPTCRSLSAGRNSATTPASTEGSHP